One window from the genome of Ananas comosus cultivar F153 linkage group 13, ASM154086v1, whole genome shotgun sequence encodes:
- the LOC109719205 gene encoding rapid alkalinization factor-like translates to MANATRSSPARLLLLLLLSAASAAAASHSGLGVSFGSARDAPLSLMIPPSCRGSSVGECAVFEAEAEEAEEASRRVLGGTGGYISYAALRRDSVPCSQRGASYYNCRPGAQANPYSRGCSAITRCRSS, encoded by the coding sequence ATGGCGAACGCAACCCGCTCCTCCCCTGCTCgcctcctcctactcctcctcctctccgccgcctccgccgccgcagcatcGCACTCCGGTCTCGGCGTGAGCTTCGGCTCCGCCCGCGACGCGCCGCTGAGCTTGATGATCCCGCCGTCGTGCCGAGGGTCGTCGGTGGGGGAGTGCGCGGTGTTTgaggcggaggcagaggaggcggaggaggcgagcAGGCGCGTGCTGGGGGGGACGGGGGGCTACATCAGCTACGCGGCGCTGCGGCGCGACAGCGTGCCCTGCTCCCAGCGCGGCGCCTCCTACTACAACTGCCGGCCCGGCGCCCAGGCCAACCCCTACTCCCGCGGCTGCTCCGCCATCACCCGCTGCCGCTCCTCCTGA
- the LOC109719711 gene encoding CBL-interacting serine/threonine-protein kinase 5-like has product MGRQAMRRLRHPTLMRLLEGRWRHAPDNTLAGPRVCAGGRAWTRGEACGLPGTTMARAVGDAAPASWRRGEERAPAKGRSCGAARGRTARGVCRGPSAGATGGAADCRGYDGHGAGVAAGLLQIVAALRYCHVHGVAHRDVKPQNLLLACDGALKLSDFGIAPLVEQRGRDGRLRTAYDGAHAEAWSCGVILFVLLAGRLPFDDANIPLMYRRIHRRDYAFPP; this is encoded by the exons ATGGGTCGTCAGGCGATGCGGCGGCTGCGCCACCCAACGCTGATGCGGCTGCTGGAAGGTCGATGGCGACACGCTCCAGATAATACCTTGGCCGGTCCTCGGGTCTGTGCAGGAGGTCGAGCGTGGACGCGCGGCGAGGCGTGCGGGCTGCCAGGCACCACCATGGCACGGGCGGTCGGTGACGCGGCTCCAGCAAGCTGGCGTCGGGGCGAGGAGCGGGCGCCGGCGAAGGGCAGATCGTGTGGCGCGGCGCGGGGGCGCACAGCGCGGGGTGTCTGCAGGGGGCCGAGTGCCGGTGCGACGGGCGGGGCAGCGGACTGCCGTGGGTATGACGGGCATGGTGCCGGGGTGGCCGCTG gcCTGCTGCAGATCGTCGCCGCGCTGCGCTACTGCCACGTGCACGGTGTGGCGCACCGCGACGTCAAGCCGCAGAACCTGCTCCTCGCCTGTGACGGCGCGCTCAAGCTCTCCGACTTCGGGATCGCCCCGCTCGTGGAGCAGCGCGGCCGCGACGGGCGCCTACGCACGGC GTACGACGGGGCGCACGCCGAAGCGTGGTCGTGCGGGGTCATCCTCTTCGTGCTCCTCGCGGGACGGCTCCCCTTCGACGACGCCAACATCCCGCTCATGTACCGGAGGATCCACCGGCGCGACTACGCGTTCCCACCCTAG